In Haliscomenobacter hydrossis DSM 1100, the DNA window GAAGATGGCCAAAATGATGATCCAAAACGTATAGGTTTCCTGCGTGGGTGGCGTAGCGGCACTGGCTGATAATTCACGCATGGCTTGCTGGACGCCAAATAAAATGCCCGCTGGCCCTAAAACCATCCAGACGAGTCCGAGGTATCTTTTGAGGGTATTCATGTTTGTTGTTTTTTAGTCAGCCACATTTTGGTCAACCTTGTTGGAAATATAGATCATGCCAATGAACAGACACAATCCAGCGATGACAATCGGCCACCACAAACCCGCGTAAGGATCGCCCAAATGGGTGGTCAAACGGGTAGCGATATACGGCGTCAGTCCACCAAAGATGCCGTTGCCAATGTGATAAGGCAGCGACATTGAACTGTAGCGAATGCGGGTAGGAAAAATTTCCACCAAAAACGCGGCAATAGGCCCATACACCATCGTTACGTACACGACCTGAATACCAATCAGCAGAATCATCATCCAGAATCCCGTTTTGCTCAGGTTAAGTTCTTTGAGCACCACGGGTTTGGGAACCGGGGCGGAAACATTGGTCGGCTGGATCACTTTGGTGGTCTCTTTGTAGCGGGCACCATCGCTGAATACTTTGGAAACAACGGTGGTGATTTGGTTTCCACCTTCCACTCTTGCATTGCTGACCGTATTGCTGGTTTGTGCCGTAATTTCTTGTTTGGCGCTCAGGTCTGCCAGGCGATACATGGCCTGGTATATGGGCCGATAAGTGACAATTGCCAAAAACATCCCCAGCATCATGATGGCTTTGCGGCCAATTTTGTCGCTCAACCAGCCAAAGAAAATAAACAAAGGCGTGGTAACCGCTAGGGCTATCAGGATGATGTTGCGCGCTTCGACAAACTCAATATTGCAGGTTTTTTCAATAAACGAGAGGGCGTAAAATTGACCCGTGTACCAAACAACCCCCTGCCCCATCGTAGCGCCAAATAGTGCCAAGAGCACCATTTTCATGTTGACCCGATTGGCAAAAGATTCTTTTAAGGGGTTGGTGGAAGTTTTTCCTTCTGACTTGATTTTGCGGAACAGTGGCGATTCGTTCATCCGCAAGCGAATGTAGATTGAAATACCAATCAATAATGCCGAGATGAGGAAGGGAATCCTCCAGCCCCAGTCGCTAAATTGTTCCAAACCCATGGCGTTGCGTGTAGCCAAAATCACCCCTAAGGCCAGGAAAAGCCCCAGGGTGGCGGTAGTTTGAATCCAACTGGTGTAATAGCCCCGACGATGGGCAGGGGAATGTTCGGCGACATAGGTGGCCGCCCCCCCGTATTCACCACCCAAGGCCAAACCTTGCAAAAGCCTTAACAGCAAGACCAGGATGGGTGCAGCAGCACCAATACTGGCATAACCGGGCACCAAACCAATAGCGAAAGTGGAACCGCCCATGATGACCAGGGTCAGCAGGAAGGTATATTTGCGCCCAACCAGATCGCCCAAACGGCCAAATACCAAGGCCCCAAAGGGACGCACGACAAAACCGGCAGCAAAAGTTGCCAATACGGACAAGTACGCGGCAGTAGGATTGACGTCAGGAAAAAATTTGGTGGAAATGATCGATGCCAGCGCACCAAAAATGTAAAAATCATACCACTCGATCAAGGTGCCCACAGAAGAGGCCAGAATAACTGCCCGAATGGTCTTTTTTTCTTCCGTGGTCATTGCCACGGGTGTTGGATCTGCGGTAGTCGCCATGCTGTTTATAGTGGAATAAGAGCTTGTCTAAGTTTTTTGTTCGGGCTGCAAACGGTTCATTTCTACCCCCATTTCGTTCCGAAAATGCTCATTTAGCGCTGCTAAACTCCGCTTTTCGTGCCTCATTGGGGTAAAAATGATCTCGTTTTCGCTTCCGCCCAAAATACTTAGACAAGCTCTAGGTGTTTCGTTGTTCAATGTTAGGAAATATATTTCACTTGCCGGATAGATTTTGGTGTTTTTGTTACTTTTATCGTCATCTAATTACGAACGCAAATCTATTTCAAGCTGAATCGCAAACACTCCGTCTTCTTCCCGAATGAGTAACTCATGCCGCCCGGGATAGCGCAAAGCCAGCCGTTTTTTGACCGTTTCAAGCCCAAAACCTTTGTTTACTCGATCCTGCAGCATGGATACGATGTCATTCTCTACGGTAAGCATGAGCCGCTCATTACTCAATTCAAGGCCAATGTAGATGCGGGTGGGCACGATGCTGCTCAAGCCATACTTGAATGCATTTTCGACAAAAGGAATCAGCAGCATGGGGGCAATTTTTTCCCCTTCATATTGTCCGAGCTTATTGATTTGCAGGTTGAATTCGAGCTCAGTTTGTGGTGAGGTGTGCAATTGCTGCAGCTCGATGTATTTTTCCAGGTAATTGATTTCTTTGCTCAAAGGAACCAGCTCCGCTTGGGCATCTTGCAAGTTGTAGCGCATCAGTGTGCCCAGTTTGGCAATGCCATCGGCGGTTTTGGGGCTGCCTTCATCCAGGGCTAGTGCGCACAAGTTGTTGAGGCTGTTGAATAAAAATTGAGGATCCACTTGCGATTGGAGAAAGGTCAGTTCCATGGCGTAACGTTCAGCGCGAAGTTTTTTCAACAAGCCCAAATTGAACAACCAGTCACGGGTATAGCCATAGACAGCAGCCATTTTTCTGATCATAATTCTTTATGTTGTTACGTGGACTGACTTCAATTAGGTTGAAGTGCAGAACCCCGCCAATCCAAAAATGAGCACAGCCACATCCTGTAATTTGAAAGACAAGCTTTTTGGGAAAGGATTGCATCCTTCTTTGTTTTTTAATCAATTGCATCACCAACATTACAAGATTAGAACAATCTATCCGGATGGTGGAAGGAAAGGTTTGAAAGGCCAAAAGGATGTGATAAACCTGGATTTTGCAGGGATAAAAAAGGATTCAACTGTGAATGTGCACCACAGTTGAATCCTTTTTTTGAAACGTAAGTGCCCGGCCGTAATTAACTCAAGTTGTGACCTATACGAATTCCTGCTCGTTAAACAAAAAGGAAAGGGCATAGGCAAAAATGAACATAAAGGTCTTCAAGTTAAATCCATCCGGGGTGACGGCATGAATGGTTTTGGGCATTGCAGCACAAATGGCACTAAAAACGGACTCGATTTGTCTTCGAATGGCCTTTTTCCATAAACGGATCTGGTAAATATCTCCCCTGCTGGTATTTTTTTTACGCATCGTCTCCCAGATGATTTGCCCCATTTGGCCGGAGTTGTCCTCCAAATCATGGTTTTCAAATGCGTTATCACCAAAAATGGAGGCTTCTGGGGGGATATTGAAGTCCATTCGGTTAAGGAATCGCGCATCGTGATAAGAACCGGGCAAAAGGGCAATCTCTACAGGGATCCCCTCTTCGGTACACAGAACACCCGCTTTAAATCCATAAAAGTACTCTCGTTTCGAGGCATTTTTTCCTCGAAAAATATCATTATACCCCAATAGCCTATTGCGACTGATACGAATATTATGACAGACTTTGACCGGAAAACTGTCCAAAAGATAGTACTGCCGTTCATTTTCTTGCTTAAAAACGGAGGAAAAAACCTCGAAAACAGC includes these proteins:
- a CDS encoding DUF6814 family protein — protein: MNTLKRYLGLVWMVLGPAGILFGVQQAMRELSASAATPPTQETYTFWIIILAIFVPIAVGMSLMGYYAWQGDYDEIS
- a CDS encoding sensor histidine kinase; the protein is MIRKMAAVYGYTRDWLFNLGLLKKLRAERYAMELTFLQSQVDPQFLFNSLNNLCALALDEGSPKTADGIAKLGTLMRYNLQDAQAELVPLSKEINYLEKYIELQQLHTSPQTELEFNLQINKLGQYEGEKIAPMLLIPFVENAFKYGLSSIVPTRIYIGLELSNERLMLTVENDIVSMLQDRVNKGFGLETVKKRLALRYPGRHELLIREEDGVFAIQLEIDLRS
- a CDS encoding MFS transporter, producing MATTADPTPVAMTTEEKKTIRAVILASSVGTLIEWYDFYIFGALASIISTKFFPDVNPTAAYLSVLATFAAGFVVRPFGALVFGRLGDLVGRKYTFLLTLVIMGGSTFAIGLVPGYASIGAAAPILVLLLRLLQGLALGGEYGGAATYVAEHSPAHRRGYYTSWIQTTATLGLFLALGVILATRNAMGLEQFSDWGWRIPFLISALLIGISIYIRLRMNESPLFRKIKSEGKTSTNPLKESFANRVNMKMVLLALFGATMGQGVVWYTGQFYALSFIEKTCNIEFVEARNIILIALAVTTPLFIFFGWLSDKIGRKAIMMLGMFLAIVTYRPIYQAMYRLADLSAKQEITAQTSNTVSNARVEGGNQITTVVSKVFSDGARYKETTKVIQPTNVSAPVPKPVVLKELNLSKTGFWMMILLIGIQVVYVTMVYGPIAAFLVEIFPTRIRYSSMSLPYHIGNGIFGGLTPYIATRLTTHLGDPYAGLWWPIVIAGLCLFIGMIYISNKVDQNVAD
- a CDS encoding IS982 family transposase; translated protein: MKYFTVAIYITISDMLQAMHHKEDEQRRIDDATIITTLVVSSRYFGGNIQNTLSYMKSDHCPGMLSKSQFNRRMHHIKDLIQAVFEVFSSVFKQENERQYYLLDSFPVKVCHNIRISRNRLLGYNDIFRGKNASKREYFYGFKAGVLCTEEGIPVEIALLPGSYHDARFLNRMDFNIPPEASIFGDNAFENHDLEDNSGQMGQIIWETMRKKNTSRGDIYQIRLWKKAIRRQIESVFSAICAAMPKTIHAVTPDGFNLKTFMFIFAYALSFLFNEQEFV